The Anaerobaca lacustris genome includes the window TATCCTCGACTGGTATCACGCCAGCGAGCATCTCTGGGATTGCGGCAAAACCCTGTTCGGCGAAGGCACGGCGTTAACCCAGCAGTGGGTCCAAGAACGACTGTCTCTGCTATGGGACGGCCAGACGCGAAGCTTGCTGGAGAATCTCAAAGCCGAGCGTCGCGGCCGTCGTGGCGGAAAACGCGAGGCGCTGGACGATCTGATTCGCTACATCTCGACCAACGAAGAACAGATGCGATACGACGTGTTTCGTGAACAGGGCTACGACATCGGCTCCGGGTCGGTCGAGGGGGCCTGCAAACACGTCGTCGGCAAGCGGCTCAAGCAGTCGGGCATGATCTGGACCCGCCCCGGTTCTTCGGCGACGCTGGCCCTGCGGATCACTTGGCTCAACGGCGAATGGGACCGCTTCTGGCAGAGCTGCCCCATGGCCGCCTAGAATCTACCTGCAAACACGCAGTGCACCCCCGCCGAAGTCTCGCTTGCGATGTCCCTTGACAGAAGGCACCCTCGGCGATAGAATGAACAATCTATTCTGACTCTGAACACAGGGAAACCAGCCCATGCAGATCAAACTACGCTTCCTCGGGGCGGCACAGAACGTCACCGGATCCCGCCACATGCTCGAAGTCAATGGGACGCGATTGCTGGTCGATTGCGGCCTGTACCAGGAACGGCAGTTCAAGGGACGCAACTGGGAGCCGTTCGACTTTCCCGCATCCAGCATCGACGCGGTGCTCCTGACCCACGCCCACCTGGACCATTGCGGCCTGCTGCCCAAGCTCGTCAAGGAAGGGTTCGCCGGACCGGTGTACTGCACGGCCGCCACCGCTGAGATCGCCCGCATCATCATGCTGGATTCGGCCCGGCTCCAGGAAGAGGACGCCGAGTTCAAGCGCAAACGGCACGAGCGCGAGGGACGCAAGGGGCCCTATCCCGTTGTCCCGCTCTACACCACCGCCGACGTCGAGGCGACGGAGCCGTTGTTCCGAAAGGTCCGGTACAAGACGCCGGTCCAGATCGCTGACGGCATCCAGGCGACCTTCTGCGAAGCCGGCCACGTCCTGGGCTCGGCGATCATCCACGTGTGCATCGAGAAGAACGGCGAGAGCCGCAGCGTGCTGTTCTCCGGCGACGTCGGCCGGCCCGACCGGCCCATCGTGCGCGATCCGGCGGAGGTAGATGAGGCCGACTACATCCTGGTCGAATCCACCTATGGAGATCGTGTCCATCGCGGACACGGTGACATCAAGGCCGAGATCGCCGAGGTCATCAACGCCACGAAGGCCGCCGGCGGCAACATCGTCGTGCCCAGCTTCGCGCTGGAACGCTCTCAGGACATGCTCTATTACATCAACGAGCTGCTCGCCGAGGACGCGATCCCTCATCTGATGGTGTTCCTCGACAGTCCGATGGCCGGCGCCATCACCAAGGTGTTCAAGCGTCACCGTGAGCTGTTCGATGACGAGATGACCGAGTGGGTCCGCAACGGACAATCGCCCTTTACGTTCGAGGGTCTGCACATCACGCAGACGGCCGCCGAGTCGAAGGCCATCAACCACATTCGCGGCACGGCCATCATCATCGCCGGCTCCGGCATGTGCACGGGCGGACGCATCAAACACCACCTCGTCAACAACATCGAGCGGCCCGAGAGCACGATCATGTTCGTGGGCTACCAGGCGGTCGGCACCCTCGGTCGACGCATCGTCAACGGCGAGAAGGAGGTCCGAATCCTCGGCCGGAACCATCCGGTCAACGCCAAGGTCGTGCAGATCCACGGCTTCAGCGCCCACGCCGACAAGGACGAGTTGCTGCGCTGGCTCGGCGCACTGAAGAACCACCCGAAAAAGGTCTTCGTCGTGCACGGCGAAGCCGAGAGCGCCAAGAGCTTCGCCGCATACATCCGGGAAAAGACCGGCTGGGACGTCATGGTGCCCGAGTACAAGGACGAGGTCGCCCTCGACTGACGCCGGCCGCATGTCGAGACTACGCGATTTCACGAAAAGGAGGATGTGAAATGGACCGACGGTTGTGTGGAGCATTCGTTGCGTCTGTCTGTTGGATCGCCTGCTGTCACAGCGACGGCGCAGTGGTCGAATTCCCCGACGTGTCGCCCTGCCGTGCGTTGACGAGCGGGCCCCACGAACATCTGCTCGCCAGCTACTACGGCATCAACTCATGGGATCGCTCGCAGCGGTACATCACGGTGCTCCGGACCGACGTGAAGGGCCGCATTCCCACGGAAGACGATCCGGCGACGCTCGCTCTCGTCGACGTACGGACGAAGGAGTTCATCCCGCTGACACAGACGCGGGCGTGGAACTTCCAGCAGGGATGCATGGCCCACTGGCTGGGCACCGCGCCGGACTCGCAGATCATCTACAACGATTTCCGCAACGGGCGTTTCGTATCGGTCGTCATGGACGTCCACACAAAGCGCGAGCTGAAGGTGATCGATCATCCCGTCAGCGCCGTTTCGCCCGACGGCAAGGAGGCGGTCAGCATCAACTTCGCACGACTGCGCATCACGCGACCCGACTACGGTTACGGCGGCGACGGCCAGGACGCCCGTAGGAACGTCCAGTTCCCCCAAGACGACGGCCTTTTCCTGGTCGATCTCGAAACGGGCCAGGCCAGGTGCCTGGTCTCCATCGCCCAGGTCAGGCCGCTGGTGCCCGAAGTGCCAGCCGAGGGGATCGAGTATTTCAATCATACGCTGTTCAGCCGGGACGGCAGCAAGATCTTCTGGCTGGCCCGCGCCATCCCGAATCGCAACACCACCTCGCTGACCGTCAACCGCGACGGCTCGAACCTGCAACGGTGCTTTCCCGACGGCTGGGGCGGTTCGCACTTCGACTGGCTCGACGGCGACCGGCTCATGGTCACCGCCGCCTACGAGGCGAAGGTCTACGGCCATATCCTGTTCACCGTGGGACAGACCGATTACCAGCGGCTGGGCAACGGCCTGCTCGACTACGACGGCCACGGCACGTTCTCGCCGGACGGCAAGTGGATGGTCACCGACACCTACCCGGCCGGCGCGCTGCGCGAGCAGAAGCTCTACCTGATGGACATGCAGACCCAGGCGGTGCTGCCGCTCGGACGGTTCGTCCAGCCGCCCGAAGTCAAAGACGGATGGCGATGCGACCTGCACCCGCGATGGAGCCCCCGCGGTGACAGCATCGCCTTCAACTCCACCTACACGGGAAGCCGCCAAGTCTACGTGTTCGATCTGACCTGGTAACGTCGAGACCGTCCGGCTGCAAAAGCCCCGTTGAATTCCGGGCTTTTCTGTTGCCTCACCGGGCCCGACAAGCTACAGTGACGGCCATGAAAAAGCTCATGGTGTCACTCTTAGCCCTCATCGTGGTTTCGGTTTCTCCGCTTCTGGCGCAGGAATACGAACCCTTGCCCGCCGATCCCTACTTTGCCGCCTACAAGCCGCTCAAGGCGCCGCCCGTCGAGGGGCTGCTGCTCAAACCGGGCGACCGGCTGGCCATCTGCGGCGACTCGATCACCGAGCAGAAGATGTATTCGCGGATCATGGAGACGTACCTGACGGTCTGCGTGCCGCAGCTCGAGGTCACGGTCCGTCAGTTCGGCTGGAGCGGCGAGAAGGCCCCCGGCTTCCTGGCGCGCATGGCCAACGACGTGCTGCGATTCGATCCGACCATCGCGACGACGTGCTATGCGATGAACGACCACAACTACCAGCCCTACAAGGACGAGTTCGGGCAGATCTATCGCGACGCCTCGTTGGCGATCATTCGCGCGTTCAAGGAGCGCGGTGTGCGGGTGATCCAGGGCTCGGCCGGCACCGTCGGCAAGATGCCGTCGTGGGTCCAGCGGGCGCTCGGCACGGTCGACGATTTGAACCGCAGCCTGCTGGAGTTTCGCAACATCGACGTGCGGCTGGCCGAACAGGAACAGGTGGGCTTCGCCGACGTGTTCGTTCCGATGCTGGTCCAGGGAGTCGAGGCGAAGCGTCGCTGCGGCGACGATTACATGATCGCGGGCAAGGACGGCGTCCATCCGGGCTGGGCGGGCCACCTCATGATGGCCTACGCCTTCCTCAAGGCGATGGGGCTCGATGGACAGATCGGCACCATCACGGTGGATATGCTGAATGGGCAGGCCACGGCATCGGAGGGCCATCGCGTGCTGTCGGCCGAGCCGGGTCGCGTGAAGATCGAGAGCAACCGGTATCCATTCTGTGCCACTGGTCCGGCCGACGTCGATTCGAGCATCCGCTCCGGCATGACGCTCGTGCCGTTTAACGAAGACTTGAACCGTTTCACGCTGATCGTCAGGAATCCCCCGGCCGGCGGCTGCCGCATCACGTGGGGCGAGGCGTCGAAGAGCTATACAGCAGCTCAACTGAAGACCGGCGTCAATCTGGCCGCCGATTTCGAGGTCAATCCGTTCAGCGAGGCCTTCCATCGCGTCGATGAGGCGGTGGCCGCCAAGCAGGGCTACGAGACTCGGCAGATCAAGACGCTGTTCCACGGCCCGGAAGGCAGGGCGGACATGGACATGACGGCCGCGCTGACGGAGAAGACCCGTGCCCCGCTGGCTGAGGCGGTCGCGACGGCTTTTGTCCCGGTTCGCCACACGATTCGTATTGAGGCCAGGTGAGGACCCGTCGGATTCCCCGGACGCCGATCCGGTAGGAGAGTCGTATGGCACGCGTCGCCGAAGGCGATATTGTCAGAGTGCGCTGTGCCGGCCGGCTGACCGACGGCCGGGAGTTCGAACTGGCGCCGGACGGCGGGACGGTCGAGTTCATCATCGGCCACGGCGACATGCTGCCTGCCCTGGAGAAGGCCGTGATCGGCATGACGCCGGGCGAATCCAGGACCGTGGTCGTGCCCAAGGACAAGGCCTACGGCCCCCGCGATGAAGACCGCATCGAGGTGATCCCGCGCAAGGACCTGCCCGAAGGCATCACCCCGCGAGTCGGCCAGCGGCTCCGCCTGCCCGCCGAGAACTACCAGGTCGTCAACGCCACGATCATCCAGGTCACCGACACGGAAATCGTCGTCGACGGCAACCATCCGCTGGCCGGACAGGACATCCTGTTCCACGTCACGCTGGAGGAGATCGTCACGCTGTAGCCACGACACAAAGGAGACAACGATGGACGCTTTTCGCATCGCTTCGACCGCAATGCTGTGCTTGTTTGCCGCCGTGAACTGCGCCGGCGCAGAAGACGCCTTCGTAACGATGGAGATCTTCCCGTATGTCGCCGAACACGTGCACGGCCCAACGATCGTGGAGCTTCCCAACGGCGACCTGCTGGCGGCGTGGTTCCAGGGCTCGGGCGAGCGGTGGGCCGACGACGTCGCTATCATGGGCTCGCGGCTGAAGCGCGGCGCAGACCGGTGGAGCGAGCCGTTCGTCATGGCCGACACGCCGGGCTTCCCCGACATCAACCCCATCCTGTTCATGGACGCTCAGAGCCGCCTCTGGCTGATGTGGTACACCGTCATCGCCAACCAGTGGGAGACCTCGCTGCTGAAGTACCGCATCAGCGAGGACCTGGAGCGAGACGACGGCCCGCCTCGATGGATGTGGCAGGACGTGCTGCACGTCAAGCCGGGCGACAAGGCCGAACGAGGTATCCAGCCAAACGACCGCTTCGTCCGCTCCGTCGAACACCAGATCGAGCAATACACACGGTACCTGACCGAAGAGGGCATGACGCAGGCGGCTGCAGCCCGCCTCGACGCCTGGCGCGACGACCTGCTCGTCAAAGCCCGAGGCGAGGACATGGTGCGAAGAGGCATTCTTATCGATGACACGGGCCGGCGAATCGACCAGCCGCTCGGCTATCCTTACTTTCGCCGGATGGGCTGGCAGACAAAGAACAAGGCGGTCGTTCTCGACAGCGGACGGATCGTCGTGCCGCTCTACTCCGACGGGTTCAGCTTCTCCCTGATGGCGATCACCGACGATAGCGGAAAGAGCTGGACGTTCAGCGAGCCCCTCGTCGCCGCCGGCAACATCCAGCCGAGTATTGCCCACGGGCCCGACGGGGCTCTGACCGCCTACATGCGCGACAACGGGCCGCCCCCTGCCCGCCTGCACGTCAGCCGTTCGACCGACGCCGGGGCCACCTGGAGCCCCGTGCGCGACGGCGCACTGCCCAATCCGGGTTCCGGCGCCGACATCGTTACCCTGGCCGACGGACACTGGGTCCTGGCCTACAACGACACGGAAGACGGACGGCACAGCCTGGCCGTATCGCTGTCGGCCGACCAAGGCCGGACCTGGACCCACACCCGGCACCTGGAACGGGACCTGCGGGGCTCGGCCGCGACGCGAAGCCATTACCCTTCCATCATCCAGGGCCGGGACGGTGCCCTCCACGTCGTCTACAGCTTCCACCGCAATGACCGAGACCAGGGGCCGACAAAAACCATCAAGTACGCACGGTTCACCCAGAGCTGGCTACAGACCGAAGACCGTCTCAACCCGGACAGATAGACCATAACACACGCAAGAACAAATAGTTATAACAGCCAAAATTCGCCGCCGCGGCCCGCAGCCCGGACGAAGAGAGATTTTCTGACTTTTTCCCAGAATGAGCATCCACATTACCCGTCGACAAACGCCTTATACGTGAGTGGAGTACGTCGAGGCATGCGGCTTGGGGAGGGTGGGAAGCAACAAGGGGGTCTGTGCGCCCTGTCGCTTCGGTGCGTGCCGACCCCTTTTCTTCAGGTCGGCCGGGTGCCCGCCATCCAAACCCTGTGGGCTTAGCTGCCACCTTCGACTCTTTGTGCCTGAAATGGCGTTGGCTCGAAATCTGGAAGACACGTCCTCATCCGCGCCTTTTGTCTTGCTTGTCACATCGGAAGAGGCGATGATGCACCGGGCAAAGGAAGCTGGTTCGGCCGAAATGCTTAAGCGGCCGACGCATCTGTCATGGCGCGGCCTGCGTGAAAGGGCAAGGATGTCGGAAAGAATCAAACGAGACCAAAGGATCCCCATTCCCCTGCTCCGGGGCCAGCACAGACTCATCGTACAGCACGCCCTGGCCAACGATCATCCGTATCGACAGGCCGTTCTGGCCGGTGAAAGGCGACAGATCGACGTGACGCTGACCGAACTCGAGGACCTGCTCGGACATATCGTGGTCGCAGCGAACGATTGTCACGATGGGGAGCTGGAATATGCGCTCGACGCCCTGTACGACCGGCTCGATGGCATTCTGTACTCCTACGAAGAGGTCGATTAGCACGGTCGAACCTCAAGCAGCCGGACGAGACTGAACTTTTTTTGGAGAAATCCCAAAAAAGGCATCCACATTCCTGCTCGCCAGACGCCTATAAGCTGTCCGGAGGTAAGGATACATGACCAAGCGGCTGCGCGGGGCACCTCGCCACACGGGGCCGGCACGCACTGTGGACACTCGCAGATCGTGCCGGCCATCTGTTTCCTCGGGCCTGACTCTCCCCTTTGGCCGATCCCGCCGGCCACGGAGACCCATTTTCGACGTTTGTCCTTGAATCTCGTCGATATCCCGGCCAGAATGGCCTCGTCGAGGCAGGCCGCTGGGCCTTGGCCGAACAACCCGATGCAAGGAGCGATTATGGCGATCCAGTTCAAGGAATTCACCCGACCGGCGTTTTCCGGCGATACCGACGAGCTGAAGAAGAAGGTCGTCAAGTACTGCAACAGCGAACTCAAGTGCTTCCGAATCATCTCGATCTCCGAGGCCAAGGGCATCAGCGACGACTTCTACCGCATCACGGTCTGGTACGACGATGAGGCAGAGAAGTACGAGCATCTCCTGTCCGCCTTAGTCGCTGAGAACGCCAAGACGGACAAGGAATGATCGCCCATCAGGGCAAACCTGAGCACGTTCGGCCCCCAAGCGTTCAGTGCAGTGCGCCGACGGGAACCCCGTTGTTTTCCAGACGACGCGCTGGGCAGTCCGGCGTCAGCCGGTAGTCCCTTCCAGCGGCATCGACAAACTCCGGCTCGACCACCAGGGCACGCGCCGAGAACCCCCGCGCCCGCTGGTGGTCGAAGAACTCATCGGCCCCAACGGATGTCCGTCCCCACAGCAGCAGGACGCCGTCCCGCTGGTACCAGCAGTTCGCATCCAGTGTCAGGGCGGCCGTCCAGTCGCGACCGTGCAGACGCAGGCCACTGTCCGTCGCATTGCAGAAGATGTTGTAACGGACGACGAAGTCGCTCGTCGCAGCGCTGTTGTCGTAGAACATCACGTGTCGCCCGTTGCGGTCGGGCCGCTGGCCGTGTCCCCAGCCATAGCCGGCGTCGACGCAGGTGTTGTGCTCGAAGAGAATATTGTGTGTGCGGCTGGACTCGTCCCGGTTCCAGTACTCGAACGAATACTCGCAGTTCCAGATCACGTTGCGGCGATAGGTGATGTTCTCCTGGACGTTGGTGCCGCTGCCCTGGTTGGTCAGGGCGGCATCGTAGAT containing:
- a CDS encoding MBL fold metallo-hydrolase, translating into MQIKLRFLGAAQNVTGSRHMLEVNGTRLLVDCGLYQERQFKGRNWEPFDFPASSIDAVLLTHAHLDHCGLLPKLVKEGFAGPVYCTAATAEIARIIMLDSARLQEEDAEFKRKRHEREGRKGPYPVVPLYTTADVEATEPLFRKVRYKTPVQIADGIQATFCEAGHVLGSAIIHVCIEKNGESRSVLFSGDVGRPDRPIVRDPAEVDEADYILVESTYGDRVHRGHGDIKAEIAEVINATKAAGGNIVVPSFALERSQDMLYYINELLAEDAIPHLMVFLDSPMAGAITKVFKRHRELFDDEMTEWVRNGQSPFTFEGLHITQTAAESKAINHIRGTAIIIAGSGMCTGGRIKHHLVNNIERPESTIMFVGYQAVGTLGRRIVNGEKEVRILGRNHPVNAKVVQIHGFSAHADKDELLRWLGALKNHPKKVFVVHGEAESAKSFAAYIREKTGWDVMVPEYKDEVALD
- a CDS encoding TolB family protein; its protein translation is MDRRLCGAFVASVCWIACCHSDGAVVEFPDVSPCRALTSGPHEHLLASYYGINSWDRSQRYITVLRTDVKGRIPTEDDPATLALVDVRTKEFIPLTQTRAWNFQQGCMAHWLGTAPDSQIIYNDFRNGRFVSVVMDVHTKRELKVIDHPVSAVSPDGKEAVSINFARLRITRPDYGYGGDGQDARRNVQFPQDDGLFLVDLETGQARCLVSIAQVRPLVPEVPAEGIEYFNHTLFSRDGSKIFWLARAIPNRNTTSLTVNRDGSNLQRCFPDGWGGSHFDWLDGDRLMVTAAYEAKVYGHILFTVGQTDYQRLGNGLLDYDGHGTFSPDGKWMVTDTYPAGALREQKLYLMDMQTQAVLPLGRFVQPPEVKDGWRCDLHPRWSPRGDSIAFNSTYTGSRQVYVFDLTW
- a CDS encoding SGNH/GDSL hydrolase family protein; its protein translation is MVSLLALIVVSVSPLLAQEYEPLPADPYFAAYKPLKAPPVEGLLLKPGDRLAICGDSITEQKMYSRIMETYLTVCVPQLEVTVRQFGWSGEKAPGFLARMANDVLRFDPTIATTCYAMNDHNYQPYKDEFGQIYRDASLAIIRAFKERGVRVIQGSAGTVGKMPSWVQRALGTVDDLNRSLLEFRNIDVRLAEQEQVGFADVFVPMLVQGVEAKRRCGDDYMIAGKDGVHPGWAGHLMMAYAFLKAMGLDGQIGTITVDMLNGQATASEGHRVLSAEPGRVKIESNRYPFCATGPADVDSSIRSGMTLVPFNEDLNRFTLIVRNPPAGGCRITWGEASKSYTAAQLKTGVNLAADFEVNPFSEAFHRVDEAVAAKQGYETRQIKTLFHGPEGRADMDMTAALTEKTRAPLAEAVATAFVPVRHTIRIEAR
- a CDS encoding FKBP-type peptidyl-prolyl cis-trans isomerase produces the protein MARVAEGDIVRVRCAGRLTDGREFELAPDGGTVEFIIGHGDMLPALEKAVIGMTPGESRTVVVPKDKAYGPRDEDRIEVIPRKDLPEGITPRVGQRLRLPAENYQVVNATIIQVTDTEIVVDGNHPLAGQDILFHVTLEEIVTL
- a CDS encoding sialidase family protein, with protein sequence MDAFRIASTAMLCLFAAVNCAGAEDAFVTMEIFPYVAEHVHGPTIVELPNGDLLAAWFQGSGERWADDVAIMGSRLKRGADRWSEPFVMADTPGFPDINPILFMDAQSRLWLMWYTVIANQWETSLLKYRISEDLERDDGPPRWMWQDVLHVKPGDKAERGIQPNDRFVRSVEHQIEQYTRYLTEEGMTQAAAARLDAWRDDLLVKARGEDMVRRGILIDDTGRRIDQPLGYPYFRRMGWQTKNKAVVLDSGRIVVPLYSDGFSFSLMAITDDSGKSWTFSEPLVAAGNIQPSIAHGPDGALTAYMRDNGPPPARLHVSRSTDAGATWSPVRDGALPNPGSGADIVTLADGHWVLAYNDTEDGRHSLAVSLSADQGRTWTHTRHLERDLRGSAATRSHYPSIIQGRDGALHVVYSFHRNDRDQGPTKTIKYARFTQSWLQTEDRLNPDR